In Streptomyces chartreusis, the following proteins share a genomic window:
- a CDS encoding AHH domain-containing protein codes for MPRRVCYFPITVRIGELAEPQLEELGRAVGTALTARMDAARHQLHAAAAGQGDAQFSVRPHLPESVHFDGDPGEDRRHALERVLLDAVACAVAALQPSEGLPTPASSPGALVLAEPVRTVATGIEDSTTVGDVGDADSVDDTAGTAELIAPSNAEVTDGHYGSLRLAMALPGDVVDAEDLPRTSTGHGPEPVRLPEAAAVPTASAPSAAAPTGPAPTGPAPTGPAPAEPEQSGAAPPALEPATLARPDRSEEPGKPPAAEPETRESAKDEVAAGPSVFEGHVVMHLLGGRVVTVGGADRHVRASSMIRAVQLGAGIFGTQSFVILEGPVGEPDSRLWALATTPTVSDRELKRIAEGWPLKGGDLQMVTVGGGEVLRSVIDDAGRRYVVHTVVSKEGNFLTPDPAAGTRLAERLRTGGPKLAPAKARELVFGDLDELVEQVLEGADDRLQEAADRLALLGVVAFSLVDWQTKARYLEVLVQAWTWEKHELAIVEIMRSLESIAELDAVRAVLAQHKIDEQLFRDVGDTLWSLLTTVGERFGNHRRFTVGELSTLFDEAFQTPPEVRESLRRSVLEGGTLRLGMSVLLQIESAAVAVVDMLLGMIEGLALMVSRPAQMIEGLGQLVRLLLMFELAGLGYRPAQAECAEVVKHIGPQLVHGLQGAALLHIGERVIAKIKWAVVVEVGSWFVGFGEIKAAAAAVGLTEKLALVLRILTTLGKVAETAEGEVVAARLVRLATAMRAGSDVLRVVKEDKDILALLYHLPVDDQRRLVSMLERFEVREGSTLAELAAHPELGPALEAAQRKTELLHTFAMKSGGLSEELGRAFRHLAGPHGFDTPELARLAAMLEDGEGSVLLATMEHIGLPRIGPGREVELDLLTVLASKRMRMDAVREVGFDVVRAAVTRSAGDVRLLDAILLDLARLRNEAREGDRMAEYAELLSRLTQDDPVAWSRVAGGAAMRAGDAAGAAQRAVVLERITALRGRYQQGAVESAVIKRLLDGLVRRSRKDPWLVTEILDRFEARRLDRAGSYADEADLAAAWKDAEKWAGHDERALLHEPDEVPPDALSLSEQRHQRTTQGGRPSQELADNMARAHNPRPPGHETHHIVPEGDPRAEIARRILDEAGIAWRNAAENGIHLPRTSLDPRTVPQAYTRHPTLHTDAYYKELTLRLIEAKHNGTVRETLAAIGEELLNGQFFHVEDNATKGQRFAELLMEQRADIDWLTDEEFLDIVEAADRRTTRASRSKP; via the coding sequence ATGCCGCGCAGAGTGTGCTACTTCCCGATCACGGTAAGGATCGGAGAACTGGCGGAACCACAGCTCGAGGAACTCGGGCGAGCCGTCGGCACGGCACTCACCGCCCGCATGGACGCGGCGCGACACCAACTGCACGCCGCAGCCGCGGGACAGGGCGACGCGCAGTTCAGCGTCCGGCCGCACCTGCCTGAGTCCGTGCACTTCGACGGCGACCCCGGTGAGGACCGTCGGCACGCGCTGGAACGGGTACTGCTCGACGCCGTCGCCTGCGCCGTCGCCGCTCTGCAGCCCTCCGAGGGGCTGCCCACCCCGGCTTCGTCGCCCGGAGCATTGGTTCTGGCCGAGCCGGTTCGGACGGTCGCCACGGGCATCGAGGACTCCACGACCGTCGGTGACGTCGGTGACGCCGACAGCGTCGATGACACTGCAGGCACCGCGGAATTGATTGCCCCCTCGAACGCTGAGGTCACGGACGGACACTACGGCAGCCTGCGGCTCGCCATGGCGCTGCCGGGCGATGTCGTGGACGCTGAGGACCTGCCGAGGACCTCGACCGGGCACGGCCCGGAACCCGTTCGTCTGCCGGAGGCCGCCGCGGTGCCCACGGCGTCGGCCCCGTCTGCCGCCGCGCCCACCGGGCCCGCGCCCACCGGGCCCGCGCCCACCGGGCCCGCGCCCGCCGAGCCGGAGCAGTCCGGCGCAGCGCCGCCCGCACTCGAGCCCGCGACCTTGGCCCGACCGGACCGGTCCGAAGAGCCGGGCAAGCCACCAGCAGCCGAGCCGGAGACTCGTGAGTCGGCAAAGGACGAAGTGGCCGCAGGTCCCAGCGTGTTTGAGGGGCACGTAGTGATGCACCTTCTCGGCGGCCGGGTGGTGACCGTCGGAGGAGCCGACCGCCATGTCAGGGCCTCCAGCATGATCAGGGCGGTCCAACTTGGCGCGGGCATCTTCGGCACCCAGTCGTTCGTCATTCTGGAGGGTCCGGTGGGGGAGCCGGACAGTCGACTCTGGGCGCTCGCCACCACACCCACGGTCTCGGACAGGGAGCTGAAGCGCATTGCCGAGGGGTGGCCGCTCAAGGGCGGCGACCTGCAGATGGTCACCGTCGGCGGCGGAGAGGTTCTCAGAAGCGTGATCGACGATGCCGGCCGACGTTACGTCGTTCACACAGTGGTCTCCAAGGAGGGGAACTTCCTGACCCCCGATCCGGCTGCCGGCACCCGGCTGGCCGAGCGACTGCGCACGGGAGGACCGAAGCTCGCGCCGGCCAAAGCTCGGGAGCTGGTCTTCGGCGACCTGGACGAACTCGTCGAGCAAGTACTGGAGGGTGCAGACGACCGCCTCCAGGAAGCGGCCGACCGCCTGGCGCTCCTCGGCGTGGTCGCCTTCTCCCTGGTCGACTGGCAGACGAAGGCCCGCTACCTGGAGGTCCTGGTGCAGGCCTGGACATGGGAGAAGCACGAACTCGCGATCGTCGAGATCATGCGGTCGCTGGAAAGCATCGCAGAACTGGACGCCGTACGAGCCGTGCTGGCCCAACACAAGATCGACGAACAGCTCTTCCGGGACGTCGGAGACACCCTGTGGAGCCTGCTCACGACGGTTGGCGAGCGCTTCGGGAACCACCGCCGGTTCACCGTGGGCGAGCTGTCGACGCTGTTCGACGAGGCGTTCCAGACCCCGCCGGAGGTACGCGAGTCGCTCCGGCGCAGCGTGCTGGAGGGCGGCACGCTACGGCTGGGCATGTCGGTGCTGCTGCAGATCGAATCGGCAGCGGTGGCGGTCGTGGACATGCTCCTCGGGATGATCGAGGGCCTGGCGCTGATGGTGAGCAGGCCGGCCCAGATGATCGAAGGGCTCGGGCAGCTCGTACGGCTGCTGCTGATGTTCGAGCTGGCAGGTCTCGGCTACCGGCCCGCGCAGGCGGAATGCGCCGAGGTGGTCAAGCACATCGGCCCCCAACTGGTCCATGGACTTCAGGGCGCGGCCCTGCTGCACATCGGGGAGAGGGTCATTGCCAAGATCAAGTGGGCCGTCGTGGTCGAGGTCGGATCCTGGTTCGTCGGCTTCGGAGAGATCAAGGCGGCGGCTGCCGCGGTCGGACTCACCGAGAAGCTGGCGCTGGTGCTCCGCATCCTCACAACGCTCGGCAAGGTGGCCGAAACTGCCGAGGGCGAGGTGGTCGCGGCGCGACTGGTGCGGCTCGCCACGGCGATGCGAGCCGGCAGCGACGTGTTGCGGGTCGTCAAGGAGGACAAGGACATCCTGGCGCTGCTCTACCACCTGCCGGTCGACGACCAGCGCCGGCTGGTCTCGATGCTGGAGCGGTTCGAGGTGCGAGAGGGCAGCACACTGGCCGAGCTGGCCGCGCATCCGGAACTGGGACCCGCCCTTGAGGCGGCGCAGCGCAAGACCGAACTCCTGCACACCTTCGCCATGAAGTCGGGCGGCCTCTCGGAGGAACTGGGCCGCGCCTTCCGTCACCTGGCGGGCCCGCACGGCTTCGACACGCCGGAACTCGCCCGGCTCGCCGCCATGCTGGAGGACGGTGAGGGCAGCGTGCTGCTGGCGACCATGGAGCACATCGGACTTCCGCGGATCGGGCCGGGCCGCGAGGTCGAGCTGGACCTCCTGACCGTGCTCGCGTCCAAGCGGATGCGGATGGACGCTGTCCGGGAAGTCGGCTTCGACGTGGTGCGGGCGGCCGTCACCAGATCTGCGGGCGACGTCCGTCTGCTGGACGCCATCTTGCTGGACCTCGCACGCCTTCGGAACGAAGCCCGTGAGGGCGACCGCATGGCCGAATACGCCGAGTTGCTGTCCCGGCTGACCCAGGACGATCCGGTGGCCTGGAGCCGCGTGGCCGGCGGTGCGGCCATGCGGGCGGGCGACGCGGCAGGCGCGGCGCAGCGAGCGGTGGTTCTGGAGCGGATCACCGCCCTCAGGGGCCGCTACCAGCAGGGCGCGGTGGAATCGGCCGTCATCAAGCGGCTCCTGGACGGACTGGTACGGCGGTCCCGCAAGGATCCCTGGCTGGTGACGGAGATCCTCGACCGGTTCGAGGCCCGACGCCTGGATCGCGCCGGAAGCTACGCCGACGAGGCGGACCTCGCCGCGGCCTGGAAGGACGCCGAGAAGTGGGCGGGTCACGACGAGCGGGCGCTGCTCCACGAGCCGGACGAGGTACCACCGGACGCCCTGAGCCTGAGCGAGCAGCGGCACCAGCGCACCACTCAGGGTGGTCGGCCGTCGCAGGAACTGGCGGACAACATGGCGCGTGCCCACAACCCGCGTCCGCCGGGCCACGAGACGCATCACATAGTGCCGGAGGGTGACCCGCGTGCCGAAATCGCCCGCCGCATCCTCGACGAGGCGGGGATCGCATGGCGCAACGCCGCCGAGAACGGGATCCACCTGCCCCGCACGTCCCTGGACCCACGCACTGTCCCTCAGGCCTACACACGCCACCCCACGCTGCACACCGATGCGTACTACAAGGAACTGACCCTCCGGCTGATCGAGGCCAAGCACAACGGCACCGTCCGCGAGACCCTCGCCGCGATCGGGGAGGAGCTGCTGAACGGCCAGTTCTTCCATGTCGAGGACAACGCCACCAAGGGGCAGCGGTTCGCCGAGCTGCTCATGGAGCAACGAGCGGACATCGACTGGCTGACGGACGAAGAGTTCCTCGACATCGTCGAGGCCGCCGACCGTCGCACCACGAGAGCGAGCAGGAGCAAGCCATGA